The stretch of DNA GCATCAGACCCAACTAGAACATACCTGGCAGGGTACTCAGAATCAAGAATTACCTGATCCGTTTCCATCTTTGGTGATGCTACTTACATGCTCCTGACAAGGTACTGTAATTGTTATGAAaaggacttacctgccttggaaggctttaaGGCCTCCGTGTAGCATTCATGGGCTGTTTTATGCTCACCTTTAATGGTTGTTATTCCCTATTCTATTGGTATCTTTACACACTGGTGATAGGTTAAGGGAACGGccttgacattgtggatccatggctTGCCAGGAATGACATTGTAAGAGGACAGGCAGTCACggatcccaaatctttcataggATGCAACGCCTTCAACATAGGTAGCGAGATAGATTTCTCCCAACGTgttccttgtttctccactgaatcctaccaagaCGCTTGATTTCTTAGTAATCTGGTCCT from Silene latifolia isolate original U9 population chromosome 10, ASM4854445v1, whole genome shotgun sequence encodes:
- the LOC141607813 gene encoding uncharacterized protein LOC141607813; translated protein: MQIGTANVRRILIDGGSSVNLIMLDVLKAMKIKEDQITKKSSVLVGFSGETRNTLGEIYLATYVEGVASYERFGIRDCLSSYNVIPGKPWIHNVKAVPLTYHQCVKIPIE